One region of Peribacillus simplex genomic DNA includes:
- the comGC gene encoding competence type IV pilus major pilin ComGC — translation MKKMMNERGFTLIEMLIVLLVISILLIITIPNITKHQSTVHSKGCEAFVKMAQAQVQAYEIDNAKLPVSIDELESQGYLKQTSCPNGNDISLDNKGKVTVVE, via the coding sequence ATGAAGAAAATGATGAATGAACGAGGTTTTACACTAATTGAGATGCTTATTGTTTTACTTGTAATATCCATTCTTTTGATTATTACAATCCCAAATATCACGAAACATCAATCCACTGTCCACTCTAAAGGATGTGAAGCATTCGTGAAGATGGCTCAAGCGCAGGTTCAGGCATATGAGATCGACAATGCTAAACTGCCCGTAAGTATCGATGAATTGGAAAGTCAAGGCTATCTCAAACAGACATCTTGCCCTAATGGGAATGATATTAGTTTGGATAACAAAGGAAAGGTAACGGTCGTTGAGTAG
- the comGD gene encoding competence type IV pilus minor pilin ComGD, with amino-acid sequence MNIRHSNGGYTLSETLIVLVIFILLISISPNLYPSFTKGMEIRLFISQFHEDLFYAQQYAISHEGLIYLHIDNTNKFYSVSSYKEGTLLERSIPEDIQFLSGTLGFSFHFNQYGNASKAGTMMVDTSKGKYKLVLNIGKGRFRIEKL; translated from the coding sequence GTGAATATACGGCATTCCAATGGGGGGTATACCCTGTCTGAAACCCTTATTGTCCTTGTTATTTTTATACTCCTGATTTCCATCAGCCCAAATTTATATCCAAGCTTCACTAAAGGGATGGAAATCAGGTTATTCATTTCACAATTCCATGAAGATCTTTTCTACGCACAACAGTATGCCATCAGTCATGAGGGCTTGATTTACCTCCATATTGATAATACCAATAAGTTTTATAGTGTTTCGTCATATAAGGAGGGAACTCTTCTAGAGAGAAGCATACCAGAGGATATACAATTCTTAAGTGGAACATTAGGGTTCAGCTTTCATTTTAATCAGTATGGAAATGCTTCAAAAGCTGGAACGATGATGGTTGACACTTCAAAAGGAAAGTACAAATTGGTCCTCAATATCGGTAAAGGGAGGTTCAGGATTGAGAAATTGTAA
- the comGB gene encoding competence type IV pilus assembly protein ComGB: MKQKSKWQLKEQAVFISKLGELLSHGYPLVDALHFLEFQESKKKAEDFAQAIKDLRNGYPLHQVLIHLNFHPQLVSYIFYGEQYGDLDRALKEGGQYWKKRTEDMDKVKKLMVYPVFLVIFVSIVFYILQSVLLPKFQAIYFTMDVDQNAILKLMSASTFILPVLPFILLGLLLFLYVLKRFWFNGLCPLRQRRILMGIPIFGTFIKLYETYFFVSQFSGLLSGGLSINESIKLFSKNQQQPFYQKLCSIIKDDLTEGRSLEMIFQELPYFDGNLPVVAANGQKYGRLDAELHHYSRFLLEKIEERMNAILKIIQPLMFSLIGLLIVSIYLAVLLPMFSLLEGI, from the coding sequence ATGAAGCAAAAAAGTAAATGGCAGCTAAAAGAACAGGCGGTCTTTATTTCGAAACTAGGGGAATTATTAAGTCATGGTTATCCCTTGGTGGACGCATTACATTTTCTGGAATTCCAAGAATCGAAGAAGAAAGCGGAAGATTTCGCTCAGGCCATAAAGGATTTAAGGAATGGATATCCGTTGCACCAGGTGCTAATTCACCTTAATTTTCATCCGCAGCTTGTAAGTTATATATTTTATGGAGAGCAATACGGCGACCTGGATCGGGCGTTGAAAGAAGGAGGGCAATATTGGAAGAAAAGAACGGAGGATATGGATAAAGTAAAAAAGTTAATGGTTTATCCCGTATTCTTAGTCATTTTTGTAAGCATCGTTTTTTATATACTTCAGAGTGTTCTCCTTCCTAAATTTCAGGCAATCTATTTCACGATGGATGTCGATCAGAATGCAATCTTGAAATTAATGTCAGCTTCTACATTCATTCTCCCAGTCCTCCCCTTCATATTGCTTGGATTGCTCCTATTCCTGTATGTGCTCAAACGATTTTGGTTCAATGGATTATGCCCATTAAGGCAGCGGCGGATTTTGATGGGCATTCCGATATTCGGGACCTTCATCAAGTTATACGAAACTTATTTCTTTGTAAGCCAATTCAGCGGTTTGCTTTCCGGAGGGCTTTCGATTAACGAAAGCATCAAATTATTCTCTAAAAACCAGCAACAGCCTTTTTACCAAAAACTATGCTCCATCATCAAGGATGATCTGACTGAGGGAAGATCGCTTGAAATGATCTTTCAGGAGCTTCCCTATTTCGATGGAAACTTACCGGTGGTTGCTGCAAATGGTCAAAAATACGGCAGACTTGATGCAGAGCTGCATCATTACAGTCGTTTTTTACTCGAGAAAATTGAAGAGAGAATGAATGCAATCTTGAAAATCATTCAGCCTCTTATGTTTTCACTGATAGGTCTTTTGATCGTTTCCATTTATTTAGCGGTTTTGCTGCCGATGTTCTCTTTGCTTGAAGGTATATAG
- the comGF gene encoding competence type IV pilus minor pilin ComGF codes for MKMNLVNMNPFVMLRKNDGFTMIEMLFSLMILMTTSLFVLELFSTIHTQVRSIDKLHPKEWEVFTMQMQQEVRSSIDQDVMGNKLYLLSGEQLSSIEQYEDKVRRRVNGMGHEVILQNISEFQVEKDGGVIVLNITDKAGTTFSRRFHPFFKNVKKVDE; via the coding sequence ATGAAGATGAATCTGGTAAATATGAATCCATTTGTGATGCTGCGAAAAAATGATGGTTTTACGATGATCGAAATGCTTTTTTCTTTAATGATCTTAATGACGACGTCTCTTTTTGTATTAGAACTTTTTTCAACCATTCATACCCAGGTGAGGTCCATTGACAAGTTACATCCTAAAGAGTGGGAGGTCTTTACTATGCAAATGCAGCAGGAGGTCCGGAGTTCAATAGATCAGGATGTAATGGGAAATAAATTATATTTGCTTTCAGGTGAGCAATTATCATCCATTGAACAATATGAGGATAAGGTCCGAAGGCGAGTGAATGGTATGGGGCATGAGGTCATCTTGCAGAACATTTCGGAATTCCAGGTCGAGAAGGATGGCGGTGTCATTGTTTTAAATATAACGGATAAAGCAGGGACTACTTTCAGTCGAAGATTTCATCCTTTCTTTAAAAATGTGAAGAAAGTCGATGAATAA
- a CDS encoding ATPase, T2SS/T4P/T4SS family, giving the protein MNKEKSSLNSLPTGSGKTTTLYSLLHHAHEMINRNIISLEDPIENVSEKVLQVQINEKAGITYSVGLKAVLRHDPDVIMVGEVRDAETAKIAVRAALTGHLILTTMHTRDAQGAISRLLEFGVSLLEIEQSLIGVTAQRLVELSCVPCKGDCTAIACQMTARNKRASVYELLYGKSMANVLRMMGDEKGKGTVSHRQLKDEIGKAVAMGYVDCLEYERLVYDEAKK; this is encoded by the coding sequence ATGAATAAAGAAAAATCATCCCTGAATTCCCTTCCAACCGGAAGTGGAAAAACCACCACACTATATTCCCTGCTTCATCATGCCCATGAGATGATCAATCGAAATATCATATCACTTGAAGATCCCATTGAAAATGTATCCGAAAAGGTACTGCAAGTCCAAATCAATGAAAAGGCAGGCATTACTTATTCTGTCGGACTAAAAGCTGTGCTAAGGCATGATCCCGATGTGATCATGGTTGGGGAGGTCAGGGATGCCGAAACGGCCAAAATTGCAGTTCGTGCTGCACTAACCGGTCATTTGATACTTACAACCATGCATACAAGGGATGCACAGGGCGCTATCTCCAGGTTACTTGAATTTGGTGTCAGCTTGCTTGAAATTGAACAGAGTTTGATTGGCGTGACAGCACAGCGGCTGGTTGAATTAAGCTGTGTACCATGTAAAGGCGACTGTACTGCTATTGCTTGCCAAATGACTGCCAGGAACAAAAGGGCAAGTGTGTATGAATTGCTTTATGGAAAAAGCATGGCCAATGTCCTTCGGATGATGGGGGATGAAAAAGGAAAGGGTACGGTAAGCCACCGCCAATTGAAGGATGAAATAGGAAAAGCGGTTGCAATGGGCTATGTGGATTGCCTGGAATATGAACGGCTGGTATACGATGAAGCAAAAAAGTAA